In Streptomyces sp. TS71-3, the following proteins share a genomic window:
- a CDS encoding transketolase family protein, whose product MDTMRDRFAPTLSRLLDEDPRVAVVLAEIGRDGFARAASRHPDRVINVGIREQLLIGAGAGLALAGLRPVMHTFASFLVERPFEQVKLDFGHQGLGGVLVSAAASFDWPAGGFTHMAPGDVALMDTLDGWTVHVPGHPDEAETLLRHAVAAGDDKVYVRLSVQRNAAGRVVDGARFLTVRTGRAGVVVAVGPMLENVLAATEGLDVTVLYATTVRPFDARAVRGATEAAGTDVVIVEPFLAGTSTGAVNDALIEVPHRVLGLGVGRRELRGYGEFDEHLAAHGLTPGPLRERITGFLSRTSRG is encoded by the coding sequence ATGGACACCATGCGTGACCGGTTCGCTCCCACCCTCTCCCGACTCCTCGACGAGGACCCGCGGGTCGCTGTCGTGCTCGCCGAGATCGGCAGGGACGGCTTCGCCCGGGCCGCGAGCAGGCATCCGGACCGTGTGATCAACGTCGGGATCCGTGAACAGCTCCTGATCGGCGCGGGCGCGGGCCTCGCGCTCGCTGGGCTGCGGCCGGTCATGCACACCTTCGCCAGCTTCCTGGTGGAGCGGCCCTTCGAGCAGGTGAAGCTGGACTTCGGGCACCAGGGCCTGGGCGGGGTGCTGGTCAGCGCCGCGGCCTCGTTCGACTGGCCCGCCGGCGGCTTCACCCATATGGCACCGGGCGACGTGGCTCTGATGGACACCCTGGACGGCTGGACGGTGCATGTGCCCGGTCACCCGGACGAGGCGGAGACCCTGCTGAGGCATGCCGTGGCGGCGGGCGACGACAAGGTGTACGTCCGCCTCTCGGTGCAGCGGAACGCGGCGGGGCGTGTGGTCGACGGCGCCCGCTTCCTCACGGTTCGCACGGGCAGGGCGGGGGTGGTGGTCGCGGTCGGGCCGATGCTGGAGAACGTCCTCGCGGCCACGGAGGGTCTCGACGTGACCGTCCTGTATGCCACGACCGTGCGGCCCTTCGACGCGCGGGCGGTGCGCGGCGCCACGGAGGCGGCCGGCACGGATGTGGTGATCGTGGAGCCCTTTCTGGCGGGCACCTCCACCGGTGCGGTGAACGACGCGCTCATCGAGGTGCCCCACCGAGTGCTGGGCCTCGGCGTGGGGCGCCGCGAGCTGCGCGGGTACGGCGAATTCGACGAGCACCTCGCGGCCCACGGCCTGACCCCCGGTCCGCTGCGGGAGCGGATCACCGGCTTTCTGAGCCGGACGTCCCGGGGGTGA